One region of Miscanthus floridulus cultivar M001 chromosome 19, ASM1932011v1, whole genome shotgun sequence genomic DNA includes:
- the LOC136526639 gene encoding purple acid phosphatase 15-like, producing MAAAAWAAWLIAGWHAPWYTTYKAHYREAECMRVEMEELLYTYGVDVVFTGHVHAYEWSNRVFNYTLDACGPVYISVGDGGNRKKMATAHVDDPGHCPDPASMSDPFIGGRLCATNFTTGPATGRFCWDRQPDYSAYRESSFGHGVLEVKNDTHPLWRWHRNQDLNADATANEVYIVREPDKCLGDGVGVFCV from the exons ATGGCGGCGGCTGCATGGGCGGCGTGGCTGATCGCCGGCTGGCACGCGCCCTGGTACACCACGTATAAGGCTCACTACAGGGAAGCCGAGTGCATGAGGGTGGAGATGGAGGAGCTCCTCTACACCTACGGCGTCGATGTCGTCTTCACCGGCCAT GTGCACGCGTACGAGTGGTCGAACCGAGTATTCAACTACACACTGGACGCGTGCGGCCCCGTGTACATCTCGGTGGGCGACGGCGGCAACCGCAAGAAGATGGCGACGGCGCACGTGGACGACCCAGGCCACTGCCCGGACCCGGCGTCGATGTCGGACCCCTTCATAGGCGGCCGCCTCTGCGCGACCAACTTCACGACGGGCCCCGCCACGGGGCGCTTCTGCTGGGACCGCCAGCCGGACTACAGCGCGTACAGGGAGAGCAGCTTCGGGCACGGCGTGCTGGAGGTGAAGAACGACACGCACCCGCTCTGGCGGTGGCACCGCAACCAGGACCTCAACGCCGACGCCACCGCCAATGAGGTCTACATCGTCAGGGAGCCCGACAAGTGCCTCGGGGATGGCGTAGGAGTCTTCTGTGTTTAG
- the LOC136526800 gene encoding EIN3-binding F-box protein 1-like → MSPFQGYRGDGVLAGVRSRKRVFATAAAEPVTAVPKRQKRRDEPSLDALPDECLFEVLRRVQGARARCASACVSRRWLALLAGIRASEAVLAPAAPAVPDLNQEYLSEDDEADLMDLDGDARERTLEGKEATDARLTAAAVAGRLAAVSVRGSHPARGVTDAGVSALARGCPELRSLTLWDVPQVTDAGLAEIAAECHSLERLDIAGCPMITDKGLIAVAQGCPELKSLTIEACSGVANEGLKAIGRCCAKLQAVSIKNCAHVDDQGVSGLVCSATASLAKVRLQGLNITDASLAVIGYYGKSIEDLTLARLPAVGERGFWVMANALGLQKLRSMTVVSCPGLTDLALASVAKFSPNLKLVNLKKCSKVSDGCLKEFAESSKVLENLQIEECSKVTLMGILAFLLNCSPKFKALSLSKCIGIKDICSAPAQLPVCKSLRSLTIKDCPGFTDASLAVVGMICPQLENVNLSGLGAVTDNGFLPLMKSSESGLVNVDLNGCENLTDAAVSALVKAHGASLAQLSLEGCSKVTDASLFAISESCSQLAELDLSNCMVSDYGVAVLAAAKQLKLRILSLSGCMKVTQKSVPFLGSMSSSLEGLNLQFNFIGNHNIASLEKQLWRCDILA, encoded by the exons ATGTCTCCGTTCCAGGGATACAGAG GCGATGGGGTTCTCGCCGGCGTCCGGTCGCGGAAGCGCGTGTTCGCGACGGCGGCCGCTGAGCCCGTGACGGCGGTGCCCAAGAGACAGAAGCGCAGGGATGAGCCGTCCCTGGACGCGCTGCCGGACGAGTGCCTCTTCGAGGTCCTGCGCCGCGTGCAGGGCGCCCGCGCGCGCTGCGCGTCGGCTTGCGTCTCCCGCCGCTGGCTCGCGCTCCTCGCCGGCATCCGCGCCTCCGAGGCCGTGCTGGCCCCGGCCGCCCCCGCCGTGCCGGACCTCAACCAGGAGTACCTCAGCGAGGACGACGAAGCCGATCTGATGGACCTCGATGGCGACGCCCGCGAGAGGACCCTCGAGGGCAAGGAGGCCACGGACGCACGCCTCACGGCGGCGGCCGTCGCCGGCCGTCTGGCTGCCGTCTCCGTCCGCGGGAGCCACCCGGCGCGTGGCGTCACCGACGCCGGCGTCTCCGCTCTCGCCCGCGGCTGCCCAGAGCTCCGCTCCCTTACCCTGTGGGATGTTCCGCAGGTGACGGATGCCGGGCTTGCCGAGATCGCCGCCGAGTGCCACTCGCTGGAGCGGCTTGACATCGCTGGCTGCCCTATGATCACGGACAAGGGCCTCATCGCGGTCGCTCAGGGTTGCCCGGAACTGAAGTCGCTCACCATCGAGGCATGCTCTGGTGTGGCTAACGAGGGTCTCAAGGCAATTGGCCGCTGCTGCGCCAAGCTACAGGCAGTTAGCATCAAGAATTGCGCACATGTGGATGACCAGGGTGTGTCTGGCCTCGTCTGCTCTGCGACCGCCTCGTTGGCAAAGGTCCGGCTTCAGGGTTTGAACATTACTGATGCTTCTCTTGCCGTGATTGGGTACTATGGGAAGTCAATCGAAGACCTGACCCTCGCTCGCCTCCCTGCTGTTGGTGAGAGGGGATTTTGGGTGATGGCCAATGCCCTGGGCCTGCAGAAGCTCAGGTCTATGACTGTCGTCTCCTGCCCGGGACTCACGGATCTTGCTCTTGCATCTGTCGCCAAGTTCAGCCCAAATTTGAAGCTTGTTAACCTCAAGAAGTGCAGCAAGGTCTCAGATGGATGTCTCAAGGAATTTGCAGAATCATCTAAGGTCCTGGAGAATTTGCAGATCGAGGAATGCAGCAAGGTTACTCTTATGGGCATTCTTGCTTTCCTCCTCAACTGCAGCCCAAAGTTTAAGGCTCTCTCTTTGTCCAAGTGCATCGGTATCAAGGACATCTGCTCCGCACCTGCGCAGCTTCCAGTATGCAAATCGCTTCGTTCCCTCACCATCAAGGATTGCCCAGGCTTCACAGATGCCAGCTTGGCTGTGGTGGGCATGATCTGCCCTCAGTTGGAGAATGTCAATTTGAGTGGTCTTGGTGCAGTTACTGACAATGGCTTCCTTCCATTGATGAAGAGTTCGGAGAGTGGCCTGGTCAATGTTGATCTGAATGGCTGCGAGAATCTCACGGATGCGGCTGTTTCCGCCTTGGTGAAGGCTCATGGTGCTTCTCTTGCACAGCTTAGCCTTGAGGGATGCAGCAAGGTTACTGATGCAAGCCTGTTTGCCATCTCTGAGAGCTGCAGCCAGCTTGCCGAGCTTGATCTTTCAAATTGCATGGTCAGTGACTATGGTGTTGCGGTCTTGGCAGCGGCAAAGCAGCTCAAGCTGCGTATCCTCTCACTGTCTGGCTGTATGAAGGTCACCCAGAAGAGTGTTCCTTTCTTAGGCAGCATGTCTTCATCCTTGGAGGGACTCAATCTCCAGTTCAACTTCATCGGCAACCACAACATCGCTTCCTTGGAGAAGCAGCTCTGGCGGTGCGACATCCTTGCTTAA